Part of the Deltaproteobacteria bacterium CG2_30_66_27 genome is shown below.
ACTCCCTCGCCGACCTCGTAACCTTCGGCGTGGCCCCGGCGTTCCTCGCCTACGGGTGGGCCCTCTCCGCCTTCGGTCGATGGGGATGGCTGGCTGCGTTCCTCTTCCTCATCTGCGGGGCGCTGCGGCTCGCGCGCTTCAACGTCCAGATCAACACGATGGAGAAGGGGCAGTTCAACGGGCTTCCCATCCCGGCGGCGGCGGTCTTCGTCGCCTCCATGATCCTTCTCTTCTACTACCTGGGCGGATCGGGGAGCTTCAAACACTTCGCCGTCCTGCTGGCGATCTACGTGCTCGCCTTCCTCATGGTGAGCACCGTCAAATTCAACTCGTTCAAGGACCTCGAGCCGTTCCGACGGCGCCCGTTCAACACGCTGGTGGTCTTCGTGTTCCTCGCGATACTGCTGGCGGCGGAGCCGCAGGTGATGATCTTCGTTTTTACCGCCGCGTACATCGTCTCCGGGCCGGTGGGCGAGGTGGTCGACGCGATCCGGCGCCGCCGGACAAAACACAAGGAAAGCGAGAAGCCGGTCGATGGGCATGACGCTCACACAGAAGATCCTCGCTAAGCACGCGGGAAGAGACGCCGTCGCGCCAGGGGAGCTGATCCTGGCCAAAGTCGACCTCGCCCTCGGCAACGACGTCACCAGCCCGATCGCGATCCGGGCGTTCCGGTCGCTGGGGGCCGCGGCGGTCTTCGACCGCGAGCGGATCGCCCTGGTGCCCGACCACTTCGCGCCGAACAAGGACATCAAGAGCGCGGAGCAGGTCAAGATGATGCGCGAGTTCGCGAAGGAGTACGGCATCGCGAACTACTTCGAGGTCGGCCGGATGGGGATCGAACACGTCCTTCTCCCGGACCAGGGGCTGGTCGTTCCCGGCGACCTCGTGATCGGCGCGGACAGCCACACCTGCACCTACGGCGCCCTGTGCGCCTTTTCCACGGGGGTCGGGAGCACCGATCTCGCCGCGGCGATGTTCTCGGGGGAGGTGTGGCTCAAGGTCCCCGAGACGCTGCGAATCGTCCTTTCGGGCCGCCCCGCGAAGTGGGTCGAGGGGAAGGACGTGATCCTGCACATCATCGGCGAGATCGGGGTGGACGGCGCGCTCTACAAGGCGATGGAGTACGCGGGGGACGGGATCGCGCACCTGTCGATGGCGTGGCGCTTCACCATGGCGAACATGTCGATCGAGGCGGGGGCGAAAAACGGGATCTTCCCGTTCGACGCGGCGACGAAGGCGTACTCCGACGCAAGGGCGAAGAGGAAGTACGAGGTCGTGACGTCCGATCCCGACGCGCGGTACGCCGACGAGATCTCCGTGGACCTGTCCGCGCTCGAGCCGGTGGTCGCGTACCCGCACCTGCCGGAGAACACGAGGCCGCTGTCGCAGGTCGGGAACGTCCCGATCGACCAGGTCGTGGTCGGGTCGTGCACCAACGGGCGGATCGAGGACCTGCGCAGCGCCGCGGCGGTGATCCGGGGGCGGAAGGTCCACGACGGCGTGCGGATGATCATCCTTCCCGCCACCCAGGAGATCTACCTGCAGGCGATGCGGGAGGGGCTGATGGAGACGTTCGTCACGGCGGGGGCGGCTTTCTCGACTCCCACCTGCGGTCCGTGCCTGGGCGGCCATATGGGGATCCTGGCCAAGGGGGAGCGGGCGATCTCGACGACGAACCGGAACTTCGTCGGACGGATGGGGCACCCCGAGAGCGAGGTGTACCTCTCCAACCCCGCCGTGGCCGCGGCTTCCGCGGTCCTCGGGCGCATCGGAGGGCCGGATGAGCTATAGCACGGAGCTGAGCGGCAAGGCGTGGAAGTACGGGGACGACGTCGATACGGACGTCATCATCCCCGCGCGGTACCTGAACACCTCCGACCCGGCGGAGCTCGCCCGGCACTGCATGGAGGACATCGACGCCTCGTTCGCGTCGAAGGTATCTTCGGGCGACTTCATCGTCGCGGGGAAGAACTTCGGGTGCGGCTCCTCGCGGGAGCACGCCCCGATCGCGATCAAGGCGTCCGGCGCGTCGGCGGTCATCGCGCGCTCGTTCGCCCGGATCTTCTACCGGAACGCCTTCAACATGGGGCTCCCGATCTTCGAGGCCCCCGACGCGGTGGACGAGATCGAGGCCGGGGACCGACTCGCCGTCGACATGGAGCGGGGGTCCCTGCGGAACGAGACGAAGGGGAAGGAGTACCGGTTCACCCCGATCCCCCCGTTCATGCGGGAGCTGGTGGCCTCCGGGGGATTGCTGAACTACATCGCCAAGCGGAAAAAGGGGGCTTGATGCCGGCGAAGAAGATCTGCGTTTTTTCGGGGGACGGGATCGGTCCGGAGGTCGTCCGGGAAGGGTTGTCCGTCCTGCGGACCATCGAGCAGGCGGCGGGAAAGCGGCTGTTCGAGACGGAGGAGGAACTGCTGGGCGGTTGCGCCTACGACGCCCACGGGTCGCCGATGCCGGACCGGGCCCTCGCGCTGGCGAAGGTGTCCGAC
Proteins encoded:
- a CDS encoding CDP-diacylglycerol--serine O-phosphatidyltransferase — translated: MRRGVYVLPNLITSGSLFAGFHSIASTYNGHFEKAAIAIAVGAILDGLDGRVARMTHTTTRFGVEYDSLADLVTFGVAPAFLAYGWALSAFGRWGWLAAFLFLICGALRLARFNVQINTMEKGQFNGLPIPAAAVFVASMILLFYYLGGSGSFKHFAVLLAIYVLAFLMVSTVKFNSFKDLEPFRRRPFNTLVVFVFLAILLAAEPQVMIFVFTAAYIVSGPVGEVVDAIRRRRTKHKESEKPVDGHDAHTEDPR
- a CDS encoding 3-isopropylmalate dehydratase large subunit, producing the protein MGMTLTQKILAKHAGRDAVAPGELILAKVDLALGNDVTSPIAIRAFRSLGAAAVFDRERIALVPDHFAPNKDIKSAEQVKMMREFAKEYGIANYFEVGRMGIEHVLLPDQGLVVPGDLVIGADSHTCTYGALCAFSTGVGSTDLAAAMFSGEVWLKVPETLRIVLSGRPAKWVEGKDVILHIIGEIGVDGALYKAMEYAGDGIAHLSMAWRFTMANMSIEAGAKNGIFPFDAATKAYSDARAKRKYEVVTSDPDARYADEISVDLSALEPVVAYPHLPENTRPLSQVGNVPIDQVVVGSCTNGRIEDLRSAAAVIRGRKVHDGVRMIILPATQEIYLQAMREGLMETFVTAGAAFSTPTCGPCLGGHMGILAKGERAISTTNRNFVGRMGHPESEVYLSNPAVAAASAVLGRIGGPDEL
- a CDS encoding 3-isopropylmalate dehydratase small subunit, encoding MSYSTELSGKAWKYGDDVDTDVIIPARYLNTSDPAELARHCMEDIDASFASKVSSGDFIVAGKNFGCGSSREHAPIAIKASGASAVIARSFARIFYRNAFNMGLPIFEAPDAVDEIEAGDRLAVDMERGSLRNETKGKEYRFTPIPPFMRELVASGGLLNYIAKRKKGA